In the Azospirillum ramasamyi genome, one interval contains:
- a CDS encoding recombinase family protein, translating to MMDGKFVAYYRVSTDKQGRSGLGLEAQQVAVSSYLNGGNWKLLAEFTEVESGKRNDRPKLEEAKELCRLTGATLVIAKLDRLSRNAAFLLNLRDAGIEFVAADMPNANRLTVGIMALVAEDERERISQRTKAALAAAKARGTRLGNPQGFGGAVYRDGGKAAQVAADGFASTVIPTIQRLQGEGLSLNAISKRLGEMGVRTARGGAWTAQSVKNVLSRA from the coding sequence ATGATGGACGGCAAATTCGTGGCCTACTACCGTGTGTCTACGGACAAGCAAGGCCGCTCTGGGCTTGGCCTGGAGGCTCAGCAGGTTGCCGTCAGCTCCTACCTCAATGGAGGCAATTGGAAGCTCCTGGCTGAGTTTACGGAGGTGGAGAGTGGGAAACGGAATGACCGGCCTAAGCTGGAGGAGGCTAAGGAGCTATGCCGCCTCACGGGGGCCACTCTGGTCATTGCCAAGCTGGATAGGCTAAGCCGTAACGCGGCCTTCCTCCTGAACCTTAGGGATGCTGGGATTGAGTTTGTGGCGGCTGACATGCCCAACGCCAATCGGCTGACCGTCGGTATTATGGCACTGGTGGCGGAGGATGAGCGGGAGCGTATCAGCCAACGCACCAAGGCCGCTCTTGCTGCCGCTAAGGCCCGTGGAACGCGCCTGGGCAACCCTCAAGGCTTCGGGGGTGCTGTGTACCGCGACGGCGGGAAGGCTGCCCAGGTGGCGGCTGATGGGTTTGCCTCCACCGTTATCCCCACCATTCAGCGCCTCCAGGGTGAGGGGCTGAGCCTGAATGCCATCTCCAAGCGACTCGGAGAAATGGGTGTCCGTACGGCCCGTGGTGGAGCCTGGACAGCTCAGTCTGTCAAAAATGTGTTGTCCCGTGCCTGA
- a CDS encoding SIR2 family protein: MALDEELAKHLMQFQTAPFLFIGSGMSRRYMGLESWEALLEKFSVFTDHPYAFYRSKAESDLPIAASLIAANFNEKWWTEAEYADSRKSYEKFCTSERSALKIEICRYLSEVVSKRATPAELAVEIDALKSVVVDGIITTNWDLFIESVFPDFKPYIGQDQLLFGSPQGIAEIYKIHGSVTDPNSLVLTNEDYQEFNKKNPYLAAKLLTTFIEHPIVFIGYSLSDKNILSIIEAITGCLNNTTVAKLQDRLIFIEWKQGVKDGSMVNSVINQGGIQIPVKYIVTDSFTPIYKAMSEIQRRFPAQVLRRLKDQVYDLVLNNDSKSKLYVKDIDENTPAEDIDVVFGVGAIKKLQEVGYVGISRDHILRDIVYDDGDFNAESLLVRTMDGIMKGGTKFVPIFKYLRKSGRINPDGTINIDGLPDRVIKGAAREREFFYPTQATYRKKFESRRSYKKGISYIESKEGVECAVNMACFLDPDFVNCDDLKEFVKKHIRLLDGKSTARTAMSRLICFYDWSCYGRALE; this comes from the coding sequence ATGGCTTTAGATGAGGAATTAGCGAAGCACCTCATGCAGTTCCAAACAGCTCCTTTTCTATTCATTGGCTCTGGCATGTCACGCCGCTATATGGGCCTGGAGAGCTGGGAAGCCCTTCTAGAAAAGTTTAGTGTCTTTACTGATCATCCATATGCGTTCTACCGCTCAAAGGCCGAGAGTGACTTGCCTATTGCAGCCTCTCTGATCGCTGCCAATTTCAATGAGAAATGGTGGACCGAAGCCGAGTACGCCGACAGCCGCAAGAGCTACGAAAAGTTCTGCACATCAGAACGCTCAGCTCTAAAGATCGAGATATGCCGCTATTTGTCTGAAGTAGTATCAAAACGCGCTACGCCTGCGGAGCTGGCCGTCGAAATTGACGCCTTGAAGAGTGTGGTTGTCGACGGAATTATTACAACGAATTGGGACCTGTTTATTGAAAGCGTTTTCCCTGATTTCAAGCCGTATATCGGTCAGGATCAACTTCTTTTCGGATCACCTCAAGGCATTGCCGAAATATACAAGATACACGGCAGCGTCACTGATCCAAATTCACTGGTTCTCACCAATGAAGACTATCAAGAATTTAACAAGAAAAACCCCTACCTCGCCGCAAAGCTACTTACTACTTTCATAGAGCATCCTATTGTCTTCATTGGCTATTCGCTTTCTGACAAGAACATCCTTTCGATCATTGAGGCGATCACAGGCTGTCTGAACAATACTACTGTAGCCAAGCTACAAGATCGCCTTATTTTTATTGAGTGGAAGCAAGGCGTAAAAGATGGGTCTATGGTTAACAGCGTTATCAATCAAGGTGGCATTCAGATACCCGTTAAGTACATAGTAACAGACAGCTTCACCCCGATATACAAAGCAATGTCGGAAATTCAAAGAAGATTTCCAGCTCAAGTTCTGCGCCGGTTAAAGGATCAGGTGTACGATTTGGTATTAAACAATGACTCAAAATCAAAGCTGTATGTGAAGGACATTGACGAAAACACCCCGGCAGAAGACATAGACGTTGTCTTTGGCGTTGGAGCTATTAAGAAGCTTCAAGAAGTCGGCTATGTGGGGATCAGCAGGGATCATATATTGCGCGATATTGTGTACGATGACGGCGATTTTAATGCAGAGTCCTTGCTGGTACGGACCATGGATGGTATAATGAAGGGGGGAACAAAATTTGTTCCAATCTTCAAGTACCTCCGCAAATCTGGACGCATCAACCCTGACGGGACCATCAATATAGACGGATTGCCAGATAGGGTGATCAAAGGCGCCGCCAGGGAAAGAGAGTTCTTCTATCCAACACAAGCAACATATAGGAAAAAATTTGAAAGCCGAAGGTCATACAAGAAGGGAATTTCCTATATCGAGTCCAAGGAGGGAGTTGAGTGCGCTGTGAATATGGCTTGCTTTTTAGATCCTGATTTCGTCAATTGCGATGATCTAAAAGAATTTGTAAAGAAACATATCCGCCTTCTTGATGGAAAATCCACGGCGAGAACCGCCATGTCACGTTTGATCTGTTTTTACGATTGGTCCTGCTACGGTCGTGCACTGGAATAG
- a CDS encoding tyrosine-type recombinase/integrase gives MPDTKYLIQRRQTWYVVVKVPVKLQKILGKTTIVETLGTRSLPEAQTLRYAALARIKGQFEALEKGENQNLLQVALNRREALTSADTTPDRETENTARDDVFDDIVEEAMDLEATRGPQAAATYFRVATSSSPLLNDTLDTWLKEASRTITKQTAGQYRSDAERFVEWAKKADLVMLSEVTKRIAGRYVSEDFEGLTAKTTNRHISSLSMWWRWLERKGFVEVNPWVGQSLPTKQKKGGTQTVRRQYTTQEITILLSGLEAHPLGNLFRLGLFTGARLDELCSLKLTDVVKREDGLWLSIREGKTENAVRTVPIHSAIKAVVEQMVKGAQAAKANSEGWLVPGLTPGGPDKKRSWNVSKKFTRERRKLNVDDPATVFHSTRKNLIEALEAAEVPIHTAKLLVGHERGDMTYGRYSKGEMVNLRATIEKVAYPKEVMRALWAPSATSTPTLVTPTS, from the coding sequence TTGCCTGACACCAAATACCTGATCCAAAGACGACAAACGTGGTACGTGGTCGTCAAGGTGCCCGTAAAGCTCCAGAAAATTCTGGGAAAAACGACCATTGTTGAGACCCTTGGGACCCGCTCGCTCCCTGAGGCACAGACTCTCCGTTATGCAGCATTGGCCCGGATCAAGGGGCAGTTTGAGGCGCTGGAGAAAGGTGAAAACCAAAACCTCCTCCAGGTGGCCTTGAACCGCCGTGAGGCCTTGACCTCTGCCGATACGACTCCAGACCGGGAGACTGAGAACACCGCCCGCGATGACGTGTTTGACGACATCGTTGAGGAGGCCATGGACTTGGAGGCCACCAGAGGTCCCCAGGCAGCCGCGACCTACTTTCGCGTTGCCACCAGCTCCAGTCCACTCCTGAACGATACCCTGGACACGTGGCTCAAGGAGGCATCTCGGACCATCACGAAGCAGACAGCCGGTCAGTACAGGTCTGATGCTGAACGCTTCGTAGAATGGGCGAAGAAGGCCGATCTGGTCATGCTGTCTGAGGTCACGAAACGCATTGCTGGACGGTACGTCAGTGAAGACTTTGAAGGGCTGACAGCCAAGACGACCAACCGACACATCAGTTCTCTGTCTATGTGGTGGCGGTGGTTGGAGAGAAAAGGGTTTGTTGAGGTGAACCCCTGGGTTGGTCAATCGCTTCCGACCAAGCAGAAAAAGGGGGGAACTCAGACCGTCCGCCGCCAATACACCACCCAGGAAATCACAATACTCTTGAGCGGACTGGAGGCGCATCCACTGGGAAACCTCTTCCGCCTTGGGCTGTTCACTGGTGCCCGCCTGGATGAGCTGTGTTCGCTCAAGCTCACCGATGTGGTTAAGCGTGAGGACGGGCTATGGCTGTCCATCAGGGAGGGCAAGACTGAGAACGCTGTCCGCACCGTCCCGATCCACTCTGCGATCAAGGCTGTTGTGGAGCAAATGGTGAAGGGAGCCCAAGCAGCCAAAGCCAATTCTGAGGGCTGGTTGGTCCCTGGGCTAACCCCAGGTGGTCCAGACAAAAAGCGCTCCTGGAACGTCTCCAAGAAGTTCACCAGAGAGCGCCGCAAGCTCAACGTTGACGATCCCGCGACCGTCTTCCACAGCACCCGGAAGAACCTCATTGAGGCCCTGGAAGCTGCTGAGGTGCCCATACACACAGCAAAATTGTTGGTCGGTCATGAGCGTGGGGACATGACCTATGGTCGCTACAGCAAGGGAGAAATGGTGAACCTCAGGGCTACCATTGAGAAGGTGGCCTATCCCAAGGAGGTCATGAGAGCGCTATGGGCGCCTTCAGCAACCTCCACCCCCACTCTGGTAACCCCCACCTCCTGA
- a CDS encoding site-specific integrase → MEPPRRSSASARVNPSISARHPAPLPGIGVRVLARRGQPVSERQRPVCADGEVGTGVGTSFRPFRCHDLRHSFAVRALQNGLDICALSKHLGHSSVKTTEIYLGYVPNRDGTKAGTGITVCQQSQLPTTATATGQGIKFLVKTLRWRRGWDPTEVTSESLGGLGFPHFCSTNVWY, encoded by the coding sequence GTGGAGCCGCCGCGGCGGAGTTCGGCATCGGCGCGAGTGAATCCGTCGATAAGCGCCCGGCATCCTGCCCCGCTTCCTGGGATCGGAGTTCGTGTTCTGGCACGACGAGGGCAGCCGGTATCTGAACGTCAGCGCCCGGTTTGCGCAGATGGTGAAGTCGGCACAGGAGTCGGCACATCGTTCCGGCCCTTCCGGTGCCATGATCTGCGGCACAGCTTTGCGGTACGGGCGCTGCAGAACGGCTTGGACATCTGCGCGCTGTCCAAGCATCTGGGGCACAGCAGCGTGAAAACGACGGAGATTTATCTGGGGTACGTGCCAAACAGGGACGGCACAAAAGCCGGCACAGGTATAACGGTTTGCCAGCAGTCGCAGCTCCCAACAACCGCGACGGCCACCGGCCAAGGTATTAAATTTCTTGTGAAAACCTTGCGGTGGCGGAGGGGATGGGACCCTACAGAAGTCACATCTGAAAGCCTTGGAGGCCTTGGTTTTCCTCACTTTTGTAGCACCAACGTGTGGTACTAA
- the oxlT gene encoding oxalate/formate MFS antiporter: MVREAHGNTAQVAPWGGRWMQLAIGIVCMSMIANLQYGWTLFVEPIDDKHGWGRTAIQVAFTIFIITETWLVPVEGWFVDKFGPRIVVVVGGVLCALSWALNAVADSLTLLYLAAVIGGIGAGSVYGTCVGNALKWFPDRRGLAAGLTAAGFGAGSALTIVPIATMIETSGFEQTFLVFGLGQGLVILVLACFLADPPKMGYGRSTATAAAERRHFTPQEMLRTPVFWIMYAMFTMVAAGGLMVTAQLGPIAADMGLVDAPVSILGLTLPALTFALSVDRVMNGITRPFFGWVSDHIGRENTMFIAFAIEAVGVMALSAYGADPLAFVILTGLVFFAWGEIFSLFPACCADTFGSRFAATNAGLLYTAKGTAALLVPFGNLMVEATGSWQTVFYSVAIVNVLAAFLAMFVLKPRRARYIAAATDTAPRLTTRLAD; encoded by the coding sequence ATGGTGCGTGAAGCGCACGGCAACACCGCTCAGGTCGCACCCTGGGGCGGGCGCTGGATGCAGCTGGCAATCGGCATCGTCTGCATGTCGATGATCGCCAACCTGCAATATGGCTGGACCCTGTTCGTCGAGCCGATCGACGACAAGCATGGCTGGGGCCGCACCGCGATTCAGGTGGCCTTCACCATCTTCATCATCACCGAAACCTGGCTGGTGCCGGTGGAGGGATGGTTCGTCGACAAGTTCGGCCCGCGCATCGTCGTGGTGGTCGGCGGCGTGCTGTGCGCCCTGTCCTGGGCGCTGAACGCGGTGGCGGATTCGCTGACGCTGCTCTATCTCGCCGCGGTGATCGGCGGCATCGGCGCCGGCAGCGTCTATGGCACCTGCGTCGGCAACGCCCTGAAGTGGTTCCCCGACCGCCGCGGCCTTGCCGCCGGCCTGACCGCCGCGGGCTTCGGCGCCGGCTCCGCACTGACCATCGTCCCGATCGCCACGATGATCGAAACCTCCGGCTTCGAGCAGACCTTCCTGGTGTTCGGGCTGGGTCAGGGGCTGGTGATCCTGGTGCTGGCCTGCTTCCTGGCCGACCCGCCGAAGATGGGCTACGGCCGCTCGACCGCGACCGCCGCAGCCGAGCGCCGTCACTTCACCCCTCAGGAGATGCTGCGCACCCCCGTCTTCTGGATCATGTACGCCATGTTCACCATGGTCGCCGCCGGCGGTCTGATGGTGACGGCACAGCTCGGCCCCATCGCCGCGGACATGGGTCTGGTCGATGCGCCGGTCAGCATCCTGGGCCTGACCCTGCCGGCCCTGACCTTCGCCCTGTCCGTCGATCGGGTGATGAACGGCATCACGCGGCCCTTCTTCGGCTGGGTGTCCGACCATATCGGCCGCGAGAACACCATGTTCATCGCCTTCGCCATCGAAGCGGTCGGCGTGATGGCGCTCAGCGCCTACGGCGCCGACCCGCTGGCCTTCGTCATCCTGACCGGCCTGGTGTTCTTCGCCTGGGGCGAGATTTTCAGCCTGTTCCCGGCCTGCTGCGCCGATACCTTCGGCTCGCGCTTCGCCGCCACCAATGCCGGGCTTCTCTACACCGCCAAGGGCACGGCGGCCCTGCTGGTCCCCTTCGGCAATCTGATGGTCGAGGCGACCGGCAGCTGGCAGACCGTCTTCTACAGCGTCGCCATCGTCAACGTGCTGGCCGCCTTCCTCGCCATGTTCGTCCTGAAGCCGCGCCGCGCCCGCTACATCGCCGCCGCCACCGACACGGCGCCGCGCCTGACCACCCGGCTGGCCGACTGA
- a CDS encoding thiamine phosphate synthase produces MPVPPLLVITDRKLSPLPLPELADRLFASGVRWLSLRDKDLPDGDRLELARALLRRARPWGGRVTLHGDPALAAVAGVDGVHLPAGSDPAAARALLGPAALIGLSGHDSDGVDLVERVRGQVDYLTLSPIFPSASKPGYGPCLGTSGLRRWTERGVPVVALGGVDGAQAVADCLAAGAAGVAVMGLAMRDPQALARLLAKVVDESARSPHS; encoded by the coding sequence ATGCCTGTGCCGCCGTTGCTGGTGATCACCGACCGGAAGCTGTCGCCGCTCCCGCTGCCGGAGTTGGCCGACCGGCTCTTCGCCTCGGGCGTGCGCTGGCTATCCTTGCGCGACAAGGATTTACCGGATGGCGACCGTCTGGAACTCGCCCGCGCTCTGCTTCGGCGGGCCCGGCCTTGGGGGGGCAGGGTCACCCTGCACGGCGATCCGGCGCTGGCGGCGGTCGCGGGGGTGGATGGGGTGCATCTGCCGGCCGGTTCCGATCCGGCGGCGGCGCGTGCCCTGCTTGGCCCGGCGGCGCTGATCGGGCTGTCGGGACACGACTCGGACGGTGTCGATCTGGTCGAACGGGTGCGCGGACAGGTCGATTACCTGACCCTGTCACCGATCTTCCCATCGGCCAGCAAGCCGGGCTATGGGCCGTGCCTCGGCACCTCAGGGTTGCGCCGGTGGACGGAACGGGGCGTGCCCGTGGTCGCGTTGGGCGGAGTCGACGGGGCGCAGGCGGTGGCGGATTGCCTTGCCGCCGGCGCCGCCGGGGTAGCGGTGATGGGATTGGCGATGCGCGATCCGCAAGCGCTGGCTCGGCTGCTTGCGAAGGTGGTTGATGAATCTGCGCGATCGCCCCATAGTTGA
- a CDS encoding GntR family transcriptional regulator — translation MTVPALNVQPLDTGTTFRSQVYHALKQAITEMDIYDHDREIRLDERQLSDKLGVSRTPIREALTLLEQEGFIRLQPRRGIFVVRKTKTEIIEMIQVWAALEGMAARIAAEHAPAAEIHKLWDLFGSFEQRSPKDHVNEYSDANIAFHKSIIQLSGSKLIQDVTDNLFIHMRAIRKLTIGQEDRAERSIHDHRAIIKALEERNADLAEKLVREHTMGLAKHVEKHCDFLE, via the coding sequence ATGACCGTTCCCGCTCTCAACGTTCAGCCCCTCGACACTGGAACGACCTTCCGCAGTCAGGTCTATCACGCGCTGAAGCAGGCGATCACGGAAATGGACATCTACGACCACGACCGCGAGATCCGGCTGGACGAACGGCAGCTCAGCGACAAGCTCGGCGTCAGCCGCACCCCGATCCGCGAGGCGCTGACGCTGCTGGAGCAGGAGGGCTTCATCCGCCTGCAGCCGCGCCGCGGCATCTTCGTGGTGCGCAAGACCAAGACCGAGATCATCGAGATGATCCAGGTCTGGGCGGCTCTCGAAGGCATGGCCGCCCGCATAGCCGCCGAACACGCCCCGGCGGCGGAGATCCACAAGCTGTGGGATCTGTTCGGCAGTTTCGAGCAGCGCAGCCCGAAGGACCATGTCAACGAATATTCCGACGCCAACATCGCCTTCCACAAGAGCATCATCCAGCTGAGCGGGTCGAAGCTGATCCAGGACGTCACCGACAACCTGTTCATCCACATGCGGGCGATCCGCAAGCTGACCATCGGTCAGGAGGACCGGGCAGAACGCTCGATCCACGACCACCGCGCCATCATCAAGGCCCTGGAAGAACGTAACGCCGACCTCGCCGAAAAGCTGGTGCGCGAACACACCATGGGTCTGGCCAAGCATGTGGAGAAGCACTGCGACTTTCTGGAGTGA